The Chitinophaga sp. H8 region TTTGATTTCCTTACGCTGATAGAAGGATACGCCTCCAAAAATGCGATAAGGAATGGCTTTACGGCGCAGACATTCTTCAAAAGCGCGGCTTTGTGCATTAGTCCGGTACAGGATAGCAAAGTCACGGTTTTCATAATGATTACGCAATTTCTGCTCTGCGATGGTATCTGCTACAAATTTCCCTTCTTCGTTATCTGTCATGGTGCGTACCAGCTTGATGGTATCCCCCTCGCCATTGTCTGTCCACAGTGCCTTTTCTATCTGGCCTACGTTATGTCCGATCACTTCATTTGCCACTCCCAGGATAGACTTGGTACTGCGGTAGTTCTGTTCCAGTTTCACCACTTTGGCATCGTCATAATCCTTTTCAAACTGCAGGATATTCTGGATAGTAGCCCCACGGAAGGAATAAATACTCTGTGCATCATCCCCTACCACGCAAATATTCTCATGTACGGCTCCCAGCAGTTTAATGATCTCGTATTGCACCGGATTGGTATCCTGGTACTCATCGATCATAATATATTTGAACTTGTGCTGGTATTTGTGCAGTACTTCCGGGAAGCCTTTCAGCAAGGTATACATCTTGAACAGCAGGTCATCAAAGTCCATAGCACCATTCTTGAAGGTACGTTTGGCATATATATCATATATTTTACCAATCAACGGGCGATTGGCGCGCATATCTTCCTGCTGTACGTAATAGTCCTGCTGATATTGTTCTGGCCCCATCAGGTTGTTCTTGGCAGCAGAAATGCGGCTGTAAACAAAGTTGGGTTTATAGTGCTTATCATCCAGGTTCTGCTCATTGATAATTGTTTTGAGCACGCTCTTTACATCATCCGAATCATAAATGGTGAAGTCATTGGGATAACCGAGGCGATGTGCTTCTGCCCGTAACAGGCGGGCAAATACAGAGTGGAAAGTACCGATGTACAGGTTACGCGCTTCGCTGCCCCCCAGGATCTTCTCCACACGTTCTTTCATTTCGCGGGCAGCCTTATTCGTAAATGTCAGCGACAATATGTTAAAAGCATCTACTCCATTCCGCATCAAATGTGCAATACGGGTGGTCAGCACCTTTGTTTTACCGGAACCTGCACCGGCGATGATCATTAATGGGCCATTGATTTGCAATACTGCCTCGCGCTGCCGCTCGTTCAGCTCATCTAAATAGTTTCCCTTCATCACTATTTACTGTTTATTGATAAGGTTAATGTTATTTGTTAATCGTAATTGATACGGAAGGGTGTAAAAGTACGATTTGGCAGCCGGATGGGCAAATGTGTTGTGCGGTTAAATAGCAACTGCTTCTACCGGCTTCATGCCCAGCGTTTTCATAAACCGGAAGTGTGACACTACCGCCGCCGACATGGTAGGCAGACAATGGTAGGGCAGGTTATGTTCAGCACACTTCGCCGCCACGATCTTGCTGATAGCAGGATAATGCACATGACTGATTCGGGGAAATAAATGATGTTCTACCTGGTAGTTCAGTCCTCCCACAAACCAGGAGATCACTTTATCTTCCGGAGCAAAGTTAGCGGTGGTTTTGATCTGATGAATGGCCCACTCATTTTCGATTACTTTAGCTTCTGTCAGGCCTACGGCATCAAATTCCGTTTCCTCTACCACATGTGCCAGTTGAAAAACGATGGCCAGGGTAAAGCCCATTACCAGGTGCATCACCGTAAATCCGATAAGCCAGGCTTGCCAGCCTACGCAGATAATCGGGATAACGATATAAAACACTATATATAATGCTTTGCTGGACCAGAATACAACATGATCACTTCTTTTCATGGGCTGTAATGGCGTCTGGTATACTTTTTTGTTCAGGTATTTTACAAAGTCCATGATAAATACCCAGGCAAAGGAAGAGATAGCATATACCAGGGGTACGTACAAGTGCTGGATCCGGTGGAGGGGTACCCAGCGTTGTGAACCACATTGCCTCATAATCGGGCTTTTGGCGATATCGTCATCCAGTCCGTCTACATTTGTATAAGTATGATGAATAACGTTATGTTTCTGTTTCCAGATAAAAGCATTTCCCCCCAATGCATTGAGGGTAAGTCCCAACAGGTTATTGATTCTGGCATTGGTAGAGTAGCTGCCATGGCAGGCATCATGCATTACATTAAATCCTATGCTGGCCAATACAAATCCCAATACGGCACTAAGCAGGATGCCCAGTATGGCCGGTTCGGGCACTACCAGGGCAGCAACGTAAAGGATACATGCCACGGGAATCAGGATGACCGTTTTAAGATATAATTGCCAGTTGCCGGTTTTTTTCAGATTATTCTCCTTAAAGTATTGATCTACAGATGATTTTAAAGATGAGAAGAACAGTGCATTTTTGTTGTTGAACGTTACTTTTGGCATAATAGGTTGTTGAGCCTGTTATAAAACAGGCTGGTTCAGTTTTACAGTTGTAAGATGTTAGTTAGTTCGCCTTACTATTAAGTATACTAACGGATTATTGGCGAAAATTATACTTTTTTGCCTGAAATCCAGGTTATTTAACAAATAATTATGTTGTGGGAATGCAGTAGGAACTGCTTTGGGCACACCAGTATACGGGGCCAAAGGTATCCAAAAAGGCACGCTTACGGCTGATAATCAACCGATAGGCAATTATTGTGGAGCAAGAGGATGGTCAGATAGAGATAATAAAACAGGGTTTGCCGGAAATGGTTACAGTTCAGGAAATGATTCCTGATAGGTGGTTCTCATTTTCAATGCCGGACAATACGCATTTTCAACATTTTACGTGCAAAATGGATACGGCTCTTTACGGTACCCAGTGGTTCATTGAGGATGGCTGCAATTTCATAGTACTTATATCCTTCAAAATACAGCAGAAATGGTTGTTTGAATATAACCGGCAGGTTATATACCGCCATTTGCACATCCTTTACCCGCAGGTCGGATTCTGCAAAGTTGCCTACTGCCGAAGGCTGGTGGCTCAGGAGATAATCCCCCATCGCATTGTCCAGCAAGCGGAATTGTCTGTTGCCTCTGCGGTAGTTGTTAATGAAGATATTGCGCATAATGGTATACAGCCATGCGCGGATGTTGGTACCGGCCAGGTATTTCTCCCTATTGGAGATAGCCCGGAAGAGGGTTTCCTGGTAAAGGTCTTTCGCTGATTCAGAATCTTTGGTGAGTGTAACCGCGTAAGGCCGCAGAAAATCAGCGTTGCCTAATAGTAAGTTGTCAAATTCTGTGGATGACATAATGGTTAACTTTAAGTTTTTACAATAAAAAGAAGGTAAAAGCGCTTTTTACCGGACAGATTTAAATTGCTCAATTGCGTTGCTCTTCAAAAATCCTGTTTACTTAATATTCTGTTCAAGCTGAATACCTGCCTATGTGCCTGCGCCGTTTCCTTATTCTGAAGGCCAGTGATATCAGCATGATCCCTGAAAAAATTGCATATACGCCAAACATCCACGTGAGAGTGAGTGCTGCTGCCAGAGGGTTGGCAGCCAATAAAATTCCAAAAATGACAGTGAGTAGTCCTCCTATGATATACCATCCTTCACCTATAATCACGTTTCTTAACCTGATAGCCAGTACGATTTCCAGTATACCAGCCAGCATAGCCCAGCAGGCAATGATATAGATGATAACAGCCCCGGTAGCAAAAGGATTATAAAATGTAATACCTCCGGCAACCAGGCCGGCTATACCAGCCAGCAGTAACAGGCCCCAGTTTTCATTGGTTTGCCGTGCTCCCAGTGCACCTATTACAGCAAAAAGACCACTCATTAACAAATAGGCGCCGAGGAAAATAACAAGTGTAGTAAAAGTAATGCCTGGCAAGATGATGCATAAAATACCCAATATCAATGCAAATATGCCACGAAGGAAAAATACCCACCAATAAGCGCTGAAGAAGTTCCGCATTTAGACCAGCTTTAAAGGTTCATAATAACAAGCTCTAACCCTTTAGCACAAACGAATTATACAGATATATTCATTTCAGTTACTCGGTACAACGTGCTCAGGAATCATTATGATGTGAGATAATTACAGAACGGCAAATTATCCGTATAAAAAAATAGGCTGCCTTGCATAAGGAGTCCAGGTACCAGGTAAACAATCGGGCATTTTACAGATAGCAGGTATTTTCATTACTGGTAATTTTATATGGTTACCAAATACTGGGGTTGAAATTGCTGTACTTAAAACAAACTATTAAAGCAAGCTATATAATTTCGGGAACTCCTGGAAAGTCAAACAAACACCTACACCCAAAACATGATTACTGAACACATGACGGTAAACCCATCCGCAAGCACTTATACAGCTGCTTTATTATTAACATTCAGACTCTATACACAATTTAATATTTTTTGTTCAAGATTACAAAACCTTTTTTTGATTCTTTTATTTACCGGTTTTCCAGTAGTAAAAGCGTATCTGAGCATATAAAGGCCAGGTACCTACGAAAGTAGCCATGCCACCCCTTCCAGCTATAAGAACAGGCATGGCATGCACCTCACAGCGGGGCAAAAAAAATCCGGCCACTGTCTGTAATCGCTTATCCACCCTCAGGCTTAAACGATAATAACAGTGGCCGGTACCTGGTATGTCTTATTTTATTTTTCGTTTCTGTCTACCACTAACCTTTCGTTACGGTTAGCAATATCCCAGGCAGTATAAAATACCAGCCGGGCCCTTTTAGCAAGCAATTCGTAATTAATTTTTTCTACGGTATCCGTAGGCTTGTGATAGTCGGCGTGTACACCGTTAAAATAGAATATAATGGGTATGTTATGCTGTGCAAACATGTAATGATCTGAACGATAGTAAAAACGGTTATGATCTTCCGGATCATTGTATTTGTAGTCGAGGTCCAGGTGAGTATGCATATTATTGGCCATTTCACTGATGGTCCGTAATTCAGAGCTCAGCTTATCATCGCCTATTATATATACATAGTTGGAATCCTTTTCGTGGTCGGGGTCTATCCGTCCTATCATGTCAATATTCAGGTCTGTTACGGTTTTCTCCAGGGGATATATTGGATTATCGGTATAATACCTGGAGCCCAGCAAGCCTTTTTCTTCTCCGGATACGGTCATAAATACAATGCTGCGGCGAGGGCCATAACCTGCTTTTTTAGCTTTCATAAAAGCCGCTGCAATTTCAATCACCGCAGAGGTACCGGAACCATCATCATCCGCACCATAGTATACTTTACCATCATGCACGCCCAGGTGATCATAGTGCGCAGTAATGAAAAGCACTTCTTCTTTTTTGTCGGCCCCTTCCAGGTATCCCAGCACGTTGCTGGTTTTCATATCATTTACCCCTTTGGCAAACCGGATCGTCACCTTATTGGCTGCCGCCTGATGATCCGGCTGTAACTGCTTGTTTACTTCCTTGCCCATGATCGCAGCTGCCAGCCGGGAGGAAACAAAATAGATATTCAGTTTAGATTCGGTGGGGTCATCTGAAGCTGTGTAGATACCGGACCTTTTGATGCGTTCGCTTACCGCTCCCATCCTGGCCAGGCTTTCACTGATCACCAGCACTGCTTTGGCCCCTTGGCTGACTGCCTGTGCGGCCTTTTTTTCCACAGAGGCCCATTCGGATCCCTGTCTGGTGCCGGACAGCAGGAAAGCAGTATCCCCCTTGCGCGGTTCTCCTTGTTGCAGGAGCACTACTTTACCCTTTACATCCAGTCCCTTGTAATCATCGTAGTTCCCTGTACTAATCCCGTATCCTGCATATATTACCTGGGCATTGCTGAGCTCTTCTGAGCGGTTATCCTTTACGCTGGCATAGTAGTCTTTCCCAAACTCGAATACCTCCTCTGCCACTGTAATGGTACTGCTGGTGAGGGTATCCTGGTAGAGTGAATAGAATTGTTCCCAGCTGCCTTTAGCACCTGGTTTCAGGCCCATTTGCTTAAACTGGTCTGCTATATATGCCGCAGCTTTATATTGCCCTTCCGTAGCTGTTTCCCGTCCCTGCATTTCTTCTCCGGCAATAACGTACAGTTGTTTCTTTACTCCTTCCGCATTGATGCCTTCTCCGAATTGGCGTTCTGCGCCAGTCCTGTTGACTACAGGCGCTGCTTTTTTCTTTTTGACTGTCTGCCCATTGACCGTAATAGCGGCTAACAGGCCTAAGCTAATGAGTGAAAATACCTTCATAATGATTGATTAAAGATGAATCCTGTTGTTGTTACCCACAGTAAGGTGAAAATAACCGGAGTTACCTTCTTCTGGCCGCAGTAATAAAAAAACCGGGGATAACATATTCCCGGTTTATATTATTTAGATTTTATTGTCTTTTGTTGGCTAACAGGTACGTACCTGTAGCTTTGCAGTACTTATAAAACAGGGCTGCAATATTACAAGCAGGCCATTTTACGTACCCTGTCTTCATGGCGGCCGCCTTCAAAAGGCGTATTCATGAATACATCTACCATTTGCTGGGCTACTGCCACATCCACAAATCTGGCAGGGATACAAAGCACATTGGCTTCATTATGAGAGCGTGCCAGCCTGGCCAGTTCTTCGCCCCAGCAAATAGCTGCGCGGATACCCTGGTGTTTATTGGCCGTAATCGCCACCCCATTCGCACTACCGCAAATGAGTATGCCAAAAGAAGCCGCTTCCCTTTCCACCGCTGTAGCTACCGGGTGTGCATAATCAGGATAATCTACCGAATCTTTGGAATGTGTACCCATGTCTTTTACCTGAAGGCCTTTGCTTTCGAGGTAAGAAATGATTTCTTCCTTATACTCAAACCCTGCGTGATCTGATCCGATTGCTACCGGCAATGCGGGATTAAAAATTGCTTCCATGATAAAAAGGTTTATAGTTGCCGGGGGCAGGTATTTCACCAGCCCCGTTTACCAGTGTAATTCAGCTATTAAGACCACTCCTGTACTTCCTGTGTTGCGCCCTCTGCTGCCAGTTTCTTTTTGAGTGTTCTTTTGGATATAAAGATACTGATTTCATACAGCAAATACAGCGGTGTAAACACGAGCAGCTGATCTACGATATCCGGAGGGGTAATTACCGCTGCGAGTATCAGGATCACCACAATAGCATGCCTTCTGTACGCCCGCATAAAAGCGGGCGTTAAAATGCCGATTTTGGTAAGAAACAGTACCAGGATAGGTAATTCAAACAAAATCCCCATCCCCAATATGATCTGGGTCATTAACCCGAGGTAATCGTCTATAAAAAACTGGTTTACTGCTTTTTCTGTTACGGTATACCCAGCCAGGAAGTTGATGGTAAAAGGCGCCATCAGAAAGTAGGCGAATCCTATACCGAGGAAAAACTGAAAAGACACCCAAAAGATAATTCCCCGGGCATTTACCAGTTCTTTTTCCTTTAATGCAGGCTTAATAAAGCGCCACAGCTCATAGATGATATACGGGAAGGCGCATACCAATCCAATGATAAAAGCGAGCTTAAATTGCAGCATAATCTGCCCTACCATCTTTGCATTCAGGAACTGCACTTTTACCGGTGTAATACAAAGGGAATCGCCCATTCCTACCCAGTGACTCAGGTTACACAAAATCCTGTAGGAAGGGAAATCCGGGTTGGTAGGTCCGAATATCACAGCATCAAGGATTTCATTCGTGTACACAAACCCAAACACGCTGAACGCTACAATGGCTAACGCAGATCTGATAATATGCCACCTGAGGTCTTCCAGGTGGTCAAAGAAAGACATCTCAGCCTTATCGTTATTATTCTTGAAAATTTTCTTAAACATGTTTCTAAGGTCCAGCTGTGTTGAATACAATTACCCTTTTCAGGAGCACAAATATAGCAGATGAGTACAACAAATAACAGTGTAAATAAAGGGTTTTAATACTCTTTTAAGATTAGCGGAGACAAGGGGGTGTTTTTTTATATGGTTATGTACGGAGAAAAGCGCTATTACGGCTGTTTAGCGTCATAAAAAGCTTTATTGCAAAAAAGTGACGGCTGGAAGAAGAAACGATCGGTAAATGCAGGGGGGCTTGAAGCAGGGCCCCAAAAAGTGACCGTGTAAGCAATAACTGGTGGTATATGAAGAGCGCTTGAAGCAGGTCCCCAAAAAGTGACTGTGTAAGCAATAACTGGTGGTACATGAAGAGCGCTTGAAGCAGGTACCCAAAAAAGAGAATGAAAACAGCAACTATGGGTGAAAAAGAGAAGATGAAGTAGGGCCAAAAAAAGAGCCAGCCCGAGAAGAATCAAGAGCCGGCCTTTCATCCATTGTTTGTTAACCCCAAAAAAGTTGAATTCGAGAATGTCTTTGGCTTCCAGATCAGTGACTTACCTAATTGATGGCAAGCTTTCAGGATAAGTTGCGTTTCTGGTCGCTTTTATTTTATAATACAAAAATAACAAGAATTATGGTATAATCAATGTTGTAACAAATTTTTTTACATGCTTTTAACAAAAATCAAATCATTGTGTTACATCATCAGAAGCAAATGTATTAAATCTGTACTAATTTCCTACTACTTTTTTTTAAAAGGTGGGAATAGCTGAAAATTTCATCAACCTCTACATAATATTACAAAAAGCTGACTAAAGATTCCTATCAGACCTTTAGTTGATATACCGTAATGTCAAAAGTAAGGTTTTTATCTATACCAAAATCTTCATTTTTACCATTTCTATGCGCGTATCGGTCACATTTAGTATATCAAACTCATAATCATCAATAATGATGCGCTCTTTCAGCTTAGGAATTGTTTCATGATGATTGATAATATACCCGGAAAGTGTTTCGCTTTCGTCTTCGGGGAAGTCAAAACCATATCTTTCATTCAGATAATCCAGTTCCAGGCGGCCGGCAAAAATATATTCCTTCTCGGCTATCTGTTTTTCAACAAATTCTTCTTCATCATGTTCATCCTTAATATCTCCAAAGATTTCTTCCAGCACATCTTCTATGGTTACAATGCCTGCTGTTCCACCAAATTCATCTACTACCCAGGCAATACTTTTACGCTCTTTATTGAACTTGCTCAGCAGGTCAATAGCGCTCATGGTTTCCGGTACGGCCAGAATAGGGTGAATAATAGCGTTGATATCTTTCGGGGCCTTAAACATATCCAGCTGGTGGATATAGCCCAGAATGTTATCTATGCTCTGTTCGTAGATAATGATCTTAGACAGCTTGGTGTCCATAAACTTCTGTCTGGCATCTGCAATCGGGCTTTTCATCTCCAGGGCTTCAATTTCCTTGCGGGGAATCAGGCATCCTCTGATTTTAACATGTGCCAGTGACAATGCGTTTTCAAAAAGCTCCGTATTCAGGTCCTGCCCTTCAGAAAAATGCTGCTGGGATTGTTTGATAAAATGTTCCACATCTACGCGGGTAAATGCTTCACGGGACTCTGAAATACGTACGTTGAAAAGGTATTTAAGTATCCATTCGGAAATGGAAGCAAACAGGTTACCGATTACGTACAGTGGTTTTGCTATTACAGAAATGGGCAGCGCAAAAAAGCTCAGCAGGCTTTCCGGCCTGGAGCGGAAGATGGCTCTCGGGATAAAAAAGCCCAGGAATAACAGCAGCATACTGGCCAGCATTACTTCCAGAAACATCAGTAAGGGCATGGCCGAAGCACTTTCCGTTTTGGGCAATAGCCGTTCCCAGAGTGGCTGAAAAATGCCCGCAATCATAATACTGTATATCACAATCACGATGGAAAGTCCAATCAGGCTGGTGGTAAGAAAACGGGCGGGGTTTTCATTGAAGCTGGCTAAAATTTTACCAGTAGCCCTCCCCTGCTTCTTTTTAAGCTCAATACTCAGCTTGTTCACATTAGCGAATGCTGTTTCTATACCGGCAAAAAAACCAGCCAGCAGCAACAGGAAAGCAAGAATAATAATAGAATAACCGTCCATTGAAACAAAGATATATAAAATTGATCCACGGCCCTCCCTACTCACTGTCACCTGCCGGGGTTAGCAGCCGGGGACTATCTTCCGCATTACCGTATTGAAGATACGCTATCAGTTTAAAACTTGAACTGCTTGTATGAAAAATTATTGCGCCCTTGTCGCAGTACATGCATATAGCTGTATATCAGCTATTTAAGAAATCTGTTACCAACTTTTTTACGGCAGCATAAGCCACTTCCAGCTCATCATTTACCACAGTCTGATCAAATTCATCCGCAAAATTAAGTTCATAACGGGCTTTCCCCAGTCTTTCTTCCAGGGATGCCTGGGTTTCGGTACCACGATCACTCAAACGCTCGCGCAGGGCTTCAATAGAAGGGGGTTTAATAAAGATGGTCAAGGCACTTTCGTGGTACTTTTCTTTAATAGACAGGGCCCCCTTTACATCGATATCTATCATGGGTACCTGTTGGTTATCCCAGATACGTTTCAGCTCGCTTTTAAGGGTACCGTAATACTTCCCGGCGTACACCATCTCATATTCCGCAAAAGCATGTGCTTCAATTTTCTGATGAAAATCTTCTGCTGTAAGGAAATAATAATCCTTTCCATCTACTTCATTAGCACGGGGAGTACGGGTACTGGCTGAAATTGAAAATGCCAGCCGGGGCAATTCAGACAACAATCTTTTTACTATAGTGGTTTTACCCGCCCCGGAAGGCGCAGTAATAATGATGAGCTTGTTCATTAGCGGTTAGCTTTTAGCTATTAGCCGTTAGCCAGGTAGTTCTTTATTTGTTAATGAGCGGTATACAGCAGTTAGCTTTTAGCTATTAGCCGTTAGCCAGGTAGTTCGCCATTTGTTAGTGAGCGGTGAGCTTTTAACAGAAATGCCTGAACAGCAAATGCTAAAAGCTAATTGCTAAAAGCTAACAGCTCGCTACTATACTCTCTTAATATCCGCTCCCAGTTTTCTCAGGCGGTCGTCAATATATTGATAACCACGATCTATCTGGTCAATATTCTGAATAGTGCTTTTTCCTTCAGCGCTCAAGGCAGCGATCAGTAAGGAAACACCGGCGCGTATATCGGGCGATGACATGGTAATACCACGCAGCTGGTGCTGGCGGGCCAATCCGATCACTACAGCCCGGTGGGGGTCGCAGAGTACGATCTGTGCACCCATATCAATCAGTTTATCCACGAAGAACAAACGGCTTTCAAACATTTTCTGGTGGATCATCACGCTGCCTTTGGCCTGTGTAGCCACTACCAGTACAATACTGAGCAGGTCGGGGGTAAACCCTGGCCAGGGATGATCTGAGATGGTCAGGATGGAGCCGTCCAGGAAGGTTTGTATTTCGTAGGAGTCCTGGGAAGGAATATAGATATCATTACCCCGGAATTCCATTTGGATGCCCAGCTGGCTGAACTTCTCCGGGATGATACCCAGGTGTTCCACACCGGCATTTTTGATAGTGATTTCGCTTTGCGTCATGGCGGCCAATCCGATGAAAGAACCGATTTCTATCATATCGGGCAGCATGCTATGCTGGCAACCTTTGAGGGAAGTCACCCCTTCAATGGTGAGCAGGTTGGAGCCTACCCCGCTGATCCGTGCCCCCATGCTGTTCAGCATTTTACACAGTTGCTGGGTATATGGTTCACAGGCAGCATTATAGATGGTAGTGGTACCGGTAGCTAATACAGCTGCCATGATGATGTTGGCAGTACCAGTTACGGAGGGTTCGTCCAGGAGCATGTAAGTGCCTTTCAGCCCGGTTGTTTCCAGCCGGAAGAAATTATCATCCGCATCATAGACGAATTTTGCACCCAGCTTTTCAAAACCAATGATGTGGGTATCGAGGCGGCGGCGGCCGATTTTATCGCCTCCGGGTTTGGGAATATAGGCTTCTCCAAACCTGGCCAGTAACGGGCCTGCAATCATTACAGAACCTCTCAGCCTGCCGGATTTCTTTTTAAATTCGGGGCTTTGCAAATATTTCAGATCAATATTATCTGCCTGGAATTCGCAGACATCTCTGCTTATCCGGTTCACCTTCACACCGGTGTCGCCCAGTAATTCGATCAGCAGATTTACGTCTACAATATCCGGGATATTGCTGATGACCACTTTTTCGGGGGTCAGCAATACGGCACTGATAATCTGTAAAGCTTCGTTTTTGGCACCTTGGGGCGTAATTTCCCCCTTCAGGCGGTTGCCCCCTCTTACTTCAAAAGCGCTGCTCACTTATTCCTGTTTTTGTTGTTGTATTTGTTACTATGCTTATTGCTGTTATTATCCCTTTTTCCACCGCCGTTATTATCGCGCTTGAATTTGTTCTGCTGGAAAGTTTTGCGTTTGGGGCGGAAATGTTCTCC contains the following coding sequences:
- the gmk gene encoding guanylate kinase; translation: MNKLIIITAPSGAGKTTIVKRLLSELPRLAFSISASTRTPRANEVDGKDYYFLTAEDFHQKIEAHAFAEYEMVYAGKYYGTLKSELKRIWDNQQVPMIDIDVKGALSIKEKYHESALTIFIKPPSIEALRERLSDRGTETQASLEERLGKARYELNFADEFDQTVVNDELEVAYAAVKKLVTDFLNS
- the tatC gene encoding twin-arginine translocase subunit TatC — encoded protein: MFKKIFKNNNDKAEMSFFDHLEDLRWHIIRSALAIVAFSVFGFVYTNEILDAVIFGPTNPDFPSYRILCNLSHWVGMGDSLCITPVKVQFLNAKMVGQIMLQFKLAFIIGLVCAFPYIIYELWRFIKPALKEKELVNARGIIFWVSFQFFLGIGFAYFLMAPFTINFLAGYTVTEKAVNQFFIDDYLGLMTQIILGMGILFELPILVLFLTKIGILTPAFMRAYRRHAIVVILILAAVITPPDIVDQLLVFTPLYLLYEISIFISKRTLKKKLAAEGATQEVQEWS
- a CDS encoding RNA polymerase sigma factor, with protein sequence MSSTEFDNLLLGNADFLRPYAVTLTKDSESAKDLYQETLFRAISNREKYLAGTNIRAWLYTIMRNIFINNYRRGNRQFRLLDNAMGDYLLSHQPSAVGNFAESDLRVKDVQMAVYNLPVIFKQPFLLYFEGYKYYEIAAILNEPLGTVKSRIHFARKMLKMRIVRH
- a CDS encoding M28 family peptidase codes for the protein MKVFSLISLGLLAAITVNGQTVKKKKAAPVVNRTGAERQFGEGINAEGVKKQLYVIAGEEMQGRETATEGQYKAAAYIADQFKQMGLKPGAKGSWEQFYSLYQDTLTSSTITVAEEVFEFGKDYYASVKDNRSEELSNAQVIYAGYGISTGNYDDYKGLDVKGKVVLLQQGEPRKGDTAFLLSGTRQGSEWASVEKKAAQAVSQGAKAVLVISESLARMGAVSERIKRSGIYTASDDPTESKLNIYFVSSRLAAAIMGKEVNKQLQPDHQAAANKVTIRFAKGVNDMKTSNVLGYLEGADKKEEVLFITAHYDHLGVHDGKVYYGADDDGSGTSAVIEIAAAFMKAKKAGYGPRRSIVFMTVSGEEKGLLGSRYYTDNPIYPLEKTVTDLNIDMIGRIDPDHEKDSNYVYIIGDDKLSSELRTISEMANNMHTHLDLDYKYNDPEDHNRFYYRSDHYMFAQHNIPIIFYFNGVHADYHKPTDTVEKINYELLAKRARLVFYTAWDIANRNERLVVDRNEK
- a CDS encoding ATP-dependent helicase → MKGNYLDELNERQREAVLQINGPLMIIAGAGSGKTKVLTTRIAHLMRNGVDAFNILSLTFTNKAAREMKERVEKILGGSEARNLYIGTFHSVFARLLRAEAHRLGYPNDFTIYDSDDVKSVLKTIINEQNLDDKHYKPNFVYSRISAAKNNLMGPEQYQQDYYVQQEDMRANRPLIGKIYDIYAKRTFKNGAMDFDDLLFKMYTLLKGFPEVLHKYQHKFKYIMIDEYQDTNPVQYEIIKLLGAVHENICVVGDDAQSIYSFRGATIQNILQFEKDYDDAKVVKLEQNYRSTKSILGVANEVIGHNVGQIEKALWTDNGEGDTIKLVRTMTDNEEGKFVADTIAEQKLRNHYENRDFAILYRTNAQSRAFEECLRRKAIPYRIFGGVSFYQRKEIKDFVAYLRVIINTRDEESLKRIINYPVRGIGKTTIEKIIIFSNEHNITMWEVLERAQEFGFKGGTLEAIDNFVTMIKSFQAVLTKQNAYDVALQVGKSTNIVKELFNDKTTEGLARYENVQELLNSVKEFTETPTEDGELLDNKSLGIYLQQITLLTDADQGNDENSDVVKLMTIHAAKGLEFQVVFTVGLEETLFPSGMSINTREELEEERRLFYVAITRAKARLWLTYANSRYRFGNLVQNEPSRFLEEMPEKFIDRSYAGGGSVRNAFGSGSGRVMGTSGSPFDTMKKKTPAPTSPGTARPMPNTPSKVSPHTPTEGFTPDDPATMEVGMRIEHQKFGFGTIQSLEGAPNNRIATVIFPTGGGEKKIMLNYAKLRIVQPSA
- a CDS encoding HdeD family acid-resistance protein translates to MRNFFSAYWWVFFLRGIFALILGILCIILPGITFTTLVIFLGAYLLMSGLFAVIGALGARQTNENWGLLLLAGIAGLVAGGITFYNPFATGAVIIYIIACWAMLAGILEIVLAIRLRNVIIGEGWYIIGGLLTVIFGILLAANPLAAALTLTWMFGVYAIFSGIMLISLAFRIRKRRRHIGRYSA
- the rpiB gene encoding ribose 5-phosphate isomerase B — its product is MEAIFNPALPVAIGSDHAGFEYKEEIISYLESKGLQVKDMGTHSKDSVDYPDYAHPVATAVEREAASFGILICGSANGVAITANKHQGIRAAICWGEELARLARSHNEANVLCIPARFVDVAVAQQMVDVFMNTPFEGGRHEDRVRKMACL
- a CDS encoding hemolysin family protein, with the translated sequence MDGYSIIILAFLLLLAGFFAGIETAFANVNKLSIELKKKQGRATGKILASFNENPARFLTTSLIGLSIVIVIYSIMIAGIFQPLWERLLPKTESASAMPLLMFLEVMLASMLLLFLGFFIPRAIFRSRPESLLSFFALPISVIAKPLYVIGNLFASISEWILKYLFNVRISESREAFTRVDVEHFIKQSQQHFSEGQDLNTELFENALSLAHVKIRGCLIPRKEIEALEMKSPIADARQKFMDTKLSKIIIYEQSIDNILGYIHQLDMFKAPKDINAIIHPILAVPETMSAIDLLSKFNKERKSIAWVVDEFGGTAGIVTIEDVLEEIFGDIKDEHDEEEFVEKQIAEKEYIFAGRLELDYLNERYGFDFPEDESETLSGYIINHHETIPKLKERIIIDDYEFDILNVTDTRIEMVKMKILV
- a CDS encoding fatty acid desaturase family protein, producing the protein MPKVTFNNKNALFFSSLKSSVDQYFKENNLKKTGNWQLYLKTVILIPVACILYVAALVVPEPAILGILLSAVLGFVLASIGFNVMHDACHGSYSTNARINNLLGLTLNALGGNAFIWKQKHNVIHHTYTNVDGLDDDIAKSPIMRQCGSQRWVPLHRIQHLYVPLVYAISSFAWVFIMDFVKYLNKKVYQTPLQPMKRSDHVVFWSSKALYIVFYIVIPIICVGWQAWLIGFTVMHLVMGFTLAIVFQLAHVVEETEFDAVGLTEAKVIENEWAIHQIKTTANFAPEDKVISWFVGGLNYQVEHHLFPRISHVHYPAISKIVAAKCAEHNLPYHCLPTMSAAVVSHFRFMKTLGMKPVEAVAI